In Benincasa hispida cultivar B227 chromosome 8, ASM972705v1, whole genome shotgun sequence, the sequence ACATTATTCATGGGTATGGATATCAAACGTCTGGAATTTAAATGCATGGGTTATATATGTCTTGTCTAAGATAATTACTGTGCTTGGATATGCAAGACAGTTAATGTCTGGAAGTTAAATGAATGTGTTTGATTTaccaattttatatatataaatcaaaactaaatatttatttaagagaacaagtaatgtagttataattaaatttaactattcaatatattgttatattgattaattatttaatcaattaaaatatctttaaattaatattttaacttgagatttatttaaattattttatttaattaataaaaataattaaataaatataattaataattaataataaaattttatattaaatggttgagaaaacataaaatatcaaTGGTAAATctattagttgaaatttattaagtctaaataatatatttatatttaataattaattaaaattagtagtaataattaattgaatttataaattaattaggcTCTATCCACCTCCCATTATCAAAATTCTATAAGTATGGTGGGTATTAAAAAAACCCATGTCAGATGGGTTCCTTGGGTTTTAAAATGTGAAATTATGTGAAACAAAATGTCTCTCAGAAATTCCATGGCAATATCGGTAAAACAAAtggtaggggtgttcaaaaaacccaatGACATGAAAAAACTAATCAACCCAATTCAACCCATACATTTTcagtttaaataaatgaaaattttgtagATTGGATTGATTGTTCACGTAAAACCAAtaagaatttattattaactttgaaatgtatatttttttttacttataatacaattatGCATAcatgtattattttattttattatttttgggaTAATTTATGCTCTAACAacttctaaaataatttttttttaatactttgaaaagaaaattttcatcaataaattaaaattgaattttgttattaattcaatatataaaaataattaaatcaattttttacgTATTAAAGTTTTACttccttttagaaaaaaattaaataaatgatcaaGTACCCCGAAGCAACCGAACCAAATGTTTCATCGTTGTATTGAGTTGGATTCATTTtgaataagggttatttgggttgaataAATTTACAACTCGAACAATTAGATTGAATCCACCAACTACTCCGAAGCcctaaaaagtaaaaaacaagtttaaaaagaaaagaggttaatttaattatatggaagtttttttttttttttttgggttttgggttaGTTGGGGGGAATTTTCCATCTATAATATGTACAAGACTAATGAAAATAGGATTTAATGTGGGGTAAAATTGAAAATGTCAGAAGTACAGGGGTTGCAGTTTCCCCCTTTTGATTAGTTAAATTGAAGATTGGGCATCCATCATGTGGCATTTGCattgtcttcttctccttcctccGTTCTATCCCCTTGGGCGCCTGCTCGCTCGCTCGCTCGCTTAATCAGCTCTCCGCTAAACCCTATAAAAGCCTCTGTGAATGATACCCTAAACAAGAGAACTCTTCTTTTCACTGCCTTATCTACCTTCTTCCTCCTCAATTATCCCTCAACACATACGAGCGAGAAATGAATCCCTCTACCCTCCTCGCTTCTCATTTCTCAAACAACTGCTGCCCTTTGCTCAGTCCTCTCCCTCTTCGAACAGCCACAAACTTCAATCTCACCAAACGACGCCAGTTCAAAGTCTCAATTCCGCGTGCCTCCTCCGAGGTTACAGAACAAGCCGTCTCCTCTTCGTCGTCTTCCGGGCTAGATATCTTTGGCGGCAAGAAGGAGCTCACCGGGATTCAGCCTATTGTTCACCTACTACCTCCGCCTGTACGATTAGCAACCTCCGCCATTGTTGTCGCCGGAGCTGTAGCCGCCGGTTATGGCCTGGGCCTGCGGTTTGGTAATTCCCGGAACGCAGCTTTGGGTGGGGCAGCTGCTCTCGCTGCTGCTAGTGGAGCCGTCGTATACTCCTTGAATTCATGTGTTCCTGAAGTTGCGGCTGTCGATTTGCATAATTATGTGGCCGGCTTTGATGATCCTAAGAATGTGAAGAAGGAGGAAATAGATAGCATTGCCACAAAGTTGgtttgattttcttttcctcatTTCTATTCCTCTAGTTTCTTTCAGATGTATATACTTGACGAACAGGAACTTTTTGCTTTAAGTAGAGTTGATCAACTATGGTTGCTTGTTAGCAGACGAAAGTACTTATGTATTTAACTGCTAACATTCATCATTATTTTGAACTTTCAGATCGAAATTTTGAGAATTGACATTTTTGTTGCAATAGTAGGTTATGTTTCTATCGTAATTCTTCCTTTTCACGTTAATCTTCAGATATGGAGTTAGCAAGCAAGACGAGGCGTTTAACGCAGAGCTTTGTGACTTGTATTGTCGGTAAGTCCCAAATGAACTTCAACTGCATAATGAACTActggaaaaatgggttttcgaTGCTCAAGCTCGATACAATAATGTTGTAGATTCGTACTTGCCTGTATCTTTCCCTAGAGATTTGAGAGCTGCTACGTGCTACGTATTTTTTTTTGTGGACTCCTGTTTCAAAGGTAGAGGTACGCTAAGATTTTGTGGTTCTTTGCTATAAAAGAGCCCTTCTAGGGGAAGCGAGTTAGTAAGGAGTAGAAGAacctttggaagagaggaaCTTATGCATGGCTGGGTTCTTCAGGGACGTTAGTGTTTTCGGATATGTAGTTTTATCCATAtggatttttataaatatggcCTTTTATGATTTATGCCAATTGGACAGGCCTTCCTTTGACTTTTGTAGGTCTGTTCCTTGTAAGTTCCTCTCATCCGTGAAATTTAGTCTCCTATTTATAAGAAGGGAAGTGATATTTTACCATCCACTGTGAGGTTGGGCTTTTAAAATATCACTCCTTTCtttctaactccttaaatttTCTCATCGTTTGCCTTCAAGGCTTTGCATCAGAAAATCCGTgtaggaaaaaataaaagaaattatatggaGGTGAGAGGGACAAATACGATTTGTGGGAGATGGTATTTTGTCAGTCCTACTTGCAGTTCCCTAGCTAAAACTTATTGCAACTATTCTCCCTTTTTGATTCATGCTAATTGAAGTAGGCTTCTCAGAATTTCTCTAATTTCACCTTTCTAGATACAATGCCTCAAATATCCTCCAAATAAAAAGGCCTGTATAGCTTTTTACTCTCTATTCCTGCCTCCGGGAACTCATGATCTAAAAGATGATGAGGCCAGCACAATGACCAATTTCAATAATGCCTTGCCCCCTCTATTTTCTGTATCTAATTTCTTTATACAACTTGCTTctcattaagaaaaaaattgttcagATTTGTGTCTTCTGTTCTTCCACCGGGAAGTCAAGATCTCAATGGTGATGAGGTCGACACAATCATCAAGTTCAAAAGTGCCTTGGGCATTGATGACCCTGATGCAGCTGGTATGCATATGGAGGTAAGTATTCTGGTCCCTGCATTGCGACGTGGCAGATATGAGTTGTCTTCGTGGTTGTTAATGTTAGTTAAACTAATTCTGCATGACTTTAAAGAacattaattattcttttggGTTTCTAGATTGGTAGAAGAATTTTTAGGCAACGGCTTGAAACTGGAGATCGTGATGGTGACATAGAGGAACGTCGGGTATGTCACTCTGCTCATTTTCTATGTGTATGAATGGTTTATTGGTCGAGAATATTTGTCATGGTCTTGAAAGATGGAACTTGACCATTAAGGGTGAACCTCCAGTGCAGGCATTTCAGAAACTTATATACGTATCAACCCTCGTGTTTGGAGACGCATCATCTTTCCTATTACCTTGGAAACGTGTTTTTAAGGTTACTGATTCTCAGGTATTCAACTTAAATATTTTACTTACAGCTTCCATTGTTCTCTTTCTTTTGATACCATGATATGTCGTGTAGTCAATTTGTTTGCTCAATGTTTGATTGAGTACATCTGGCATGACAAgctattttataatattttactcAGATTGAGATTGCTATCCGTGACAACGCTCAACGCCTGTATATTACCGAGCTAAAATCAGTTGGAAGAGGTAAACATGTTGTAAAGCAAGTGGACATTCAGGATTTTCTTGGCATACACTTAGGTTCTTCATTTATTGAAATGCTGAAGGGTTTGGGTTTGCCTCTGTTTTTGCTTTCTCCTGTCTTAAAAAGGAAAGAGGACATTTCTGGGTTACAGAAAGGGTCGAACTTAAAAACTACATTTTACCTGTCGAGAGAtgattaaatgtaattaaacGGTGGTATCTTACTATAATTTCAATTAGGTACTTCAGTTAAAATTTCAGTTGATCTTTTTTGATAGGAAAAATTCAGTTTTTGAGATTGATTAAACTTGGAAACGTACATAAGTCAGATCATTATTGGAAAATGACCTTCAACATCTCAGATGCATTGTCCCCATTTCTATCCTGATCAGTACGTCATTGATGCAATCTTTTTAGATGTTAATGCGGAAAAGCTCATAAGCCTCAAAGATGCACAATGTTTGTATCGACTTTCTGATGAGGTATCTCAACTTTTCATTTCAAGAGCTTTTCTAAAGAGTTCATAATTGTCTCTCCCaacattatagtttattttcttgCAGCTGGCAGATGATTTGTTGAAGGAGCATACAAGGAAGCTGGTTGAGGAAAATATATCAGTAGCACTCAATATACTCAAGTCCAGAACAAGGGCAGCGTATGGTTACCATTCCTTCAGTCTAGTTTCAATTAGTAGTAATTTTTAAAGCCACAAAGATTTCTGTTAACTTTCATCCTAATATAGTAAATTAGATTTCCTTTTTATTAATGTTTCGTTGATGGATTCTCTCTCCCTCCTTCCCTcgtaaagaaaagaaatattctTATTCACAAAAAAAGGGTAGAAATTTTTAGGAAAAGAAGGCCTACCTATTACCCAGATGGTTGTTGTAGAAAAAACTCTCcaattgatttgaatttcaaaagcTGAGAAGTAACAAGATTTTTGGATAGGATAGACCATCGTGAACCTCGAAAGTTGATTCTATTAATAGTTTCTTCAGGAGTAGAAAAATTATCTTTAAAGGCTTGACTATTTCCGACCTACCACCAATGGTCTCCAAAACATCTTTGCTGGTTCCTGTTGATGCACACAATCTTTTAATATGTATAGTTGTatgaatatatgtatttgtcTTTGGTTTCTTTACGTTGTTCAGTTGTTATCTATTAACTCATAATAACTTTGGGGTTCCAGCCGGGAAGTCATAGAAGTTGTGGAAGAGCTTGATAAGATACTTGAGTTCAACAGTTTGCTTATTTCATTAAAGAACCATCCAGATGCCAATCGCTTTGCTCCTGGAGTTGGCCCAATTTCTCTCCTGGGTAGGTTTTAAGTTCCATATTGTCATTTCTAGTTTCGTGGATGAATCACATTTGACTTGCTTTTATCCCTCATTTGGGTTAGGTGGAGAGTACGATGGTGACCGGAAGATAGATGATCTGAAGCTCCTCTATCGAGCCTATGTTACGGATTCTTTATCTAATGGCCGCATGGATGAAGATAAGGTCCATTTAATGATACCAAACCCATGTACTtatctttttatatatagtataaAATGATCATGCCAAATTAGGGGAGTGGTTGTCATTCACACTTAAAACACTAGCTAGGGAGTCAAAAAATAAATGTGCCAATTGCAAAATTCTTTGATATCAAAGCTTTCTGAGACATAAAAAAATACCAATGCTTTGAGTCCTCCCCACTTCTGCTTGTCCTAAAGGATAAACCATTTGCACTCTTAAAGGCATTTGTCAAGGTGTAAGGTGAACCGAGGAAAGGGTATATACCCCAAGAAGTGTGATGGCATGATGATTGAACCTAGATATCGAATTCCAACTTTCCCACTTCCAAGGCCTCATAAGTTATTTGTGCCCATGTTTGCTGGCTATTGTAGAATGGGAAACCCAAAAAACCAGCAACTGGCATATGGTCTTTTCATTGAGCGAAGAAAATTTGCCAGACTTTTGAGAGGTCTGCGTAGGGTCTAAATCAGTTAAAGCCACTAGCTTAACCTAttataataatgatgatgacgACGACGacaacaataatataataatgtatTATGTAGATTGGACTCAATATCGCTGTTTCACCTTCtctcttattattttaatatattttatggtAAAAAACTGAGCTTTTCATtgggagaaatgaaagaatgtacaaaatacaaaaaatcaaCCCAACAAGGAGACCATGAGAAACTATAAAAAAGGACTCTGatccaataaaataaactaggatAGTAATTGACGCCCACAAAGGAGATATTAAATCTTGCCACCTCCCAGACCTTGTCACGTGACCTCTCCATCTCTCTAGAAATTATATCGTTCCTCTCGAGTCAAGATTcccacaaaataataataaaaactagtTTGTTACCAAAAATTGCCCTTCTCTTGAAAATGAAAGCTTAGGGGCACCTCCTCAGTAATAGCCTAACCATTGCGATTAGGCCAAAGATAAGCCAAGGTTCTCCGACCAACACAGCCAAAGAGACCAAGCAAACTGATAGTCCCAGAACAAGAGATGTATGTCCTTTACCTGACCCAATGACCCCTACAAAGAATACACCACTGCAGGTAGAACACAAAGGAAGACTCACTCTGCACACGATCCATAGTGATGACTTTTTCCTGTACAATCTACCACACAAAAATATTTACCTCCTTAGATATTTTGAACTGGATGGAGAAGAAAGCAGAGGCAGTTTGGGGCGGGGAAGGGACAACAACAAACTAAACTAAAGAAAGAATGACAAGAGAACCCCCTACACAGCCTAGAATCCCTTCTCCCATGAAGCACTTGCTAACCCTGAAGAACAGTAAGAAGACCTGCAATATCTCACGCTCTCTATTGGACGGATGACATGTGAAACCTAACGACAAAGAGGCGGAAGGATCAGAACCTGGTAAAATAGAAGCCACGAAATGCAACATCTTGTTCAAAAGATGATATAAACACAAAAAAAGAACACAAATATATCACCCACCCACCATTCTTCCCAAAAACAAACATTCGAGCCCTCCTCAATATAGCATTTAACAAATGaggaaaaaatatttctaacagaagcccaaaatataataaaatgcaCCACTCTTGGTTATCATTTAACATTGCCCACCCACCTGTTTTAGTTATCTAATGATTTCTAATTCTTCTTGAAGGCTTAATCATTCTCTAAATGTAAATGTAAATGCTTTTAGTTCAAATCCTAAAATGTCAGATTTAATAATTCATTCCTATTTTGCAATGCTATAATTTCTATCAAGTTGTTAAGACATATTGTTGAATATCTATTGGTCAGTTTTTGAAGATTGCTATGATTTTTACTGTTATGGAGTTGGTAGCCTTATTGGTTTATCAGCTATCATCAAAGCATGTTTATCCTGTAAAAGGAACAGTTTAGCAAGCTAGTTTCATTACATCAATTGATATGTGAGAAGGGTCGTTTCTTATGAGCGGCTGACCTGTGTGCTATCATGTGGAATCTTTGGGGGGAAAGAGACAGTAGAACGTTTAGGGGGTTGGAAAGAGAGCCTAGTTATCTTTGGGGCTCTTATTAGGTTTTATGCATCATCTTTGGGCTTCAACTTCGAAGTtcttttgtaactattctataggCACTATTTTGTGTGATTAGTCCACTTTTATTTAGGAGTCCCTCTTTTGTGGGCTTGGTTATTTATTCGCTTTgtattcttccattttttttttcaatgaaagttgttcatttaaaaaaaacaaggatTACTTTCTTTATGCTAATTCCTCACACTTTGTATACCAAAGTGGTGCAAGTTATTATATTTTAGGCTTGTGTTAGGCTGCTgattatcttttcttttcatttttttccctttatatGGGTGCACGGCAATTCTATTAAAATCCGTGTGGATTAGTCATATGATcaagagaattaaaattattGTTCTCAAGAAATAATTACACTTGGAAAACTAACTGGCAAAAGTTCAATAAAAGTTTTGTTTGAAGTTACCATCTAGACGTGGTCCCAAACTTAAAAccataaatcattaaatttctCTGACTgatgattgttacaaatattTTCTTGAGAATCCTCTCATTAGGCCAATGCAGTGCTTGTCTATCTCTCTATTGGTAGTTGATTTGTTGCAAATAACTTTTCTCCCCACTATAAAGGATAAATAATaaacgtttttttttcttttttctttttttccctctcaGCTCGCAGCCTTGAATCAGCTGAGAAATATATTTGGTTTAGGGAAACGAGAAGCAGAAAACATTACACTTGATGTTACCTCAAAGGTTTATCGCAAACGTCTTGCACAGTCCGTTAGTGGTGGTGATTTGGAGATAGCAGATAGTAAAGCCGCTTTCCTCCAAAATCTCTGTGAGGAGCTTCACTTTGATCCATTGAAGGCCAGTGAGATTCATGAAGGTATTCTATTTTAGATGATGCAACTGTTTGTTGGATCTGGCTCCCCTATGTTTGGTCTGTGCTGTCAACAATTAGTTTCCGTTTTGAGCTATCCTAATATTCATACAGCTAGTTAATACATCTTTATCTATCTTTGCAAGTGCCATTTTATAAGTCACCTATCATTTTTACTATTGTTTCGGAATTACCTGTTATGTTATGAAGAGATCTATCGACAAAAGCTTCAGCAATGTGTTGCTGATGGAGAGCTGAGTGATGAGGATGTATCGGCGCTACTGAGGCTGAGAGTTTTGCTTTGCATACCTCAACAGACTGTCGAAGCGGCACATACAGATATTTGTGGTTCCTTGTTTGAAAAGGTAATGATATTTTGGCATCTCTCTTTGTTGTTTATTATGCCTAAGGCCTTGGTGTCTAACAGTTCGTTTTCACTTATTAAGTTCTTGGTTGTGGATTTTCTATAAAGGAATCAGACTTGTTTCTTTCTATAATTTGACACACCATCTGCTGGAACTTCCAGCTCTATTATGTCAAGACTAATGTTTCTATCTTTTTTCTCAGGTTGTAAAGGAGGCCATTGCTGCAGGTGTTGATGGTTATGATGCGGATATAAAGAAATCGGTGAGGAAGTCAGCTCATGGCTTGCGCTTGACAAGGGAGGCTGCCATGTCGATAGCAAGCAAAGCAGTGAGTAATCACCTAGCATGTGTTCTTTCAATAACTTGAGTTAAATTTTTGTGCTCTCATCCTGTTTCCGTTTGTACTACCCAACGCATGAAGGTTCGGAAGATTTTCATCAACTATATAAAGCGAGCTCGTGCAGTTGGAAATCGTactgaagcagcaaaagaactTAAGAAGATGATTGCTTTTAATACGCTAGTTGTGACAGACTTGGTGGCTGATATAAAAGGGGAATCTGCTGATGCTGATGCTGATGCCTTGTTGGAAGAGCCTatcaaagaagaagaggaaCGGCTTGAGGAGGACGAGGAATGGGAATCCCTTCAGACTTTGAAGAAAATAAGACCAAACAAAGAGCTTTCTGCAAGATTGGGAAAACCTGGTCAGACAGAGATAACTTTGAAGGATGACCTGCCAGAAAGAGAACGGTCTGACCTTTACAAGACTTATTTGCTCTTTTGTTTAACTGGTGAAGTTACTCGAATTCCATTTGGTGCTCAGATTACAACAAAGAAGGATGATTCCGAGTACGTTTTACTAAATCAGCTAGGCAACATTTTGGGTTTAACCACTAAGGAGATTGTTGAAGTACATAGGAGCCTAGCTGAGCAGGCCTTCCAGCAACAGGCTGAGGTAATTTTGGCTGATGGTCAACTTACAAAAGCCAGGGTAGAACagctcaatgagttgcagaagCAAGTTGGGTTGCCTTCCGAATATGCCAATAAGATCATTAAGAGCATAACAACCACGAAAATGGCTGCTGCCATTGAAACTGCTGTTGGTCAAGGACGGCTCAACATTAAGCAGATTAGAGAACTTAAGGAAGCAAATGTTGATTTAGATAGCATGATATCCGAGAGATTGCGAGAGAACCTCTTCAAAAAGACCGTGGATGACATTTTCTCATCCGGCACTGGTGAGTTTGATGAAGAAGAGGTCTATGAGAAAATCCCATTGGACCTCAACATTAATGCTGAGAAGGCAAAAGGAGTTGTACACGAGCTGGCAGAAAGCAGGTTGTCAAACTCGTTAATTCAGGCCGTAGCACTGTTGAGGCAGAGGAACCGTCAGGGGGTGGTaagatatttttcattttaataattttccATTGTAGGGTAACTAACAACTAAGATTGATGTTATGCATATCAATTGATTAACTctgttt encodes:
- the LOC120082922 gene encoding protein TIC110, chloroplastic, translating into MNPSTLLASHFSNNCCPLLSPLPLRTATNFNLTKRRQFKVSIPRASSEVTEQAVSSSSSSGLDIFGGKKELTGIQPIVHLLPPPVRLATSAIVVAGAVAAGYGLGLRFGNSRNAALGGAAALAAASGAVVYSLNSCVPEVAAVDLHNYVAGFDDPKNVKKEEIDSIATKYGVSKQDEAFNAELCDLYCRFVSSVLPPGSQDLNGDEVDTIIKFKSALGIDDPDAAGMHMEIGRRIFRQRLETGDRDGDIEERRAFQKLIYVSTLVFGDASSFLLPWKRVFKVTDSQIEIAIRDNAQRLYITELKSVGRDVNAEKLISLKDAQCLYRLSDELADDLLKEHTRKLVEENISVALNILKSRTRAAREVIEVVEELDKILEFNSLLISLKNHPDANRFAPGVGPISLLGGEYDGDRKIDDLKLLYRAYVTDSLSNGRMDEDKLAALNQLRNIFGLGKREAENITLDVTSKVYRKRLAQSVSGGDLEIADSKAAFLQNLCEELHFDPLKASEIHEEIYRQKLQQCVADGELSDEDVSALLRLRVLLCIPQQTVEAAHTDICGSLFEKVVKEAIAAGVDGYDADIKKSVRKSAHGLRLTREAAMSIASKAVRKIFINYIKRARAVGNRTEAAKELKKMIAFNTLVVTDLVADIKGESADADADALLEEPIKEEEERLEEDEEWESLQTLKKIRPNKELSARLGKPGQTEITLKDDLPERERSDLYKTYLLFCLTGEVTRIPFGAQITTKKDDSEYVLLNQLGNILGLTTKEIVEVHRSLAEQAFQQQAEVILADGQLTKARVEQLNELQKQVGLPSEYANKIIKSITTTKMAAAIETAVGQGRLNIKQIRELKEANVDLDSMISERLRENLFKKTVDDIFSSGTGEFDEEEVYEKIPLDLNINAEKAKGVVHELAESRLSNSLIQAVALLRQRNRQGVVSSLNDLLACDKAVPSKPLSWDVSEELADLYSVYAKSEPTHENLSRLQYLLGIDDSTAAAIREMGDRLQPIGAEEENFVF